Part of the Hevea brasiliensis isolate MT/VB/25A 57/8 chromosome 16, ASM3005281v1, whole genome shotgun sequence genome is shown below.
TTTGAGGTCTAGCACATAGCTGCATTGATGTCAAAAGCGGTCGCTTTTGGTTGTTAGGTAATTTTCCTGTTATGCTGTCTAGCTTCTATTTTGTCAGCCCTTTCAAGTTGCTTCAATTCGACTGCTACAGAAATGACGACAATGAATAGATATGACAATTATTCTTGAACTTGATTCAACTTGGCTCGAACTTGTTTTCCCAACCTCTATATTATGTGATCCGCcccatataataaaaaattattatttttacatacaaataaattatttctatttatttatgtatttaaatattataattttaataaaaaaataaatatattattaaaattatgtttaaacttatattttaaatatataatttatttgtaataaataaatttatattatataataataaaaaaattaaaataaaaaaataaaaaaaaattcccacCCCAGTCCACTCCCTTGGGGAGAAGCCTCTGCCCCGACCCCAAATTCTTGCGAGTAGGATAAGGGGAGCGATGAATGGATTCCTAGTGATTTGGTTTCTTCGGTCTCTTAGGATTTAATTATTGGGTTTGGTTTGATTTAGTgggtttgagattttttttttattggactTGAGCTTTTATAAACAAAAGCAATTTTCAAATTGACTACTTACCCATCACTAGGTATGATTCATTtaactaataaaaattataatttataatcagtttgttataaaaaaaaatgtgtGTATATAATTTATTGCTTGTAGTTGAATTCAAAACAATGATTTTATGAatgatatttcaaatttttaatccatTTCActgaatattattataaaaaaattaattaaaataaatttttataaatttttagtttcaATCAATTTGTTAATGAATGaaattgactttttcattttccaataaaaatataaacatataatcatataaattttatttatatataatttattattcaatataaatgctttttctaaaaaaattgaaaactaatacagtaatattatataaaaatataattttaaaaaaattataaatgaattTAGGATTGAAAAACCTTTGGGAGGGTAAAATCGTCTTTCAATGACATTAATAACCCTTACCAGGGTGATAACCAACACctttaaaaccctaattctctcTTCTGCTCGTTTCTGTTAGTTATTCGAAGCTGTGCCTCAGTACGCCGGAACCCTTTCCCTCTTCCTTGCAAAGTCACTGCAATCCAAAATGGTAATTAGGGTTTCAATCGCTTTTACGTGATTAGTTGTTTTTTCTTTATTaaatataaacaaaaaaaaattgtttagtTGCTTGTTTATGTGTGAATTTACGTTTGCTTGATCTGAAATGGTGATAAGGGTTGAAATGTGTGAATTTTAAAATGTAACAGTTGAATGTTTAATGATTCGGCCAGTTCAATtcagaatataaaattttgaattttttactctgccttgggactgaaaatgatgcccaaaaattctgaaaaaattctagaaaactcgaaaaaattcgtagagtccaaatatatttttagttttgccatgttgtctttaaataaatttttaaaaattatcaaagttttatattttcagaaaatcgaacccgatttctaaaatccgaaaaattttaaataatttcctaaaatttaaataaaataaaatattaatattattcacaaaataataaatttaaaaattaggggtgttacattgttgTTGAGTTAGTCTTAGCTGGTGGTTATCAATCTCACCCCCCCACACACCCCCCTGCCCCCACCAAGGCTATAAGAGATTGAGAAGCTATGAGCTCTACCCATCTCCCCCCTTCGACAGTAGCCGATGATGGTGGTGCTTTTAAGGTCCAGCATGTGGCTGGATTGATGTCAAAGGCGGTGGCCTTTGGTTATTAGGTAATTTTTCTGTTATACTGTGTAGCTTCTGTTTTATTAGTTCTTCCAAATTGCTTCAATCCAGTTCTATAAAAATGACGACAATGAATAGATATGGCAATTATTTCCGAACTTGATTCAACCTAGCTTGAACCTGTTTTCTCAATCTCGATATTATGCGACCCGCCCCATATaataagaaattattattttattaataaataaattatttttatatatttaaatattataattttaataaaaaataaatatattattgaaattatatttaaaacttatatttaaatttataatttatttataataaataaatttatattatataataataaaaaaataaaaataaaaaaataaaaaaaaaatctccatgaAAAAATCCACCCCAGTCCACTCCCCCGCGAAGAAGCTTTTGCCCTCTGCCCCAAATTCCTATGGGTAGGACAAGGGGAGCGGCGAATGGATTCGTTGCGATTTGGGTTCTCCGGTCTCttagaatttaattattggatttggtttgatttagtgggtttgagattttttttaataGATTTATTGGACTTGAGCTTTTATAAACGAAAAGCAATTTATAAATTGACTACTCACCCATCACTCGGTATGGTTCATTtaactaataaaaattataatttataattaattaataatatcagtttgttataaaaaaaaatgtgtGTATTTAATATATTGCTTGTATGAGTCTAGAAACACTTAATTGAGTTGAATTCAAAACAATGATTTTATGAatgatatttcaaatttttaatccatTTCActgaatattattataaaaaaattaattaaattaaaattttataaatttttagtttcaATCAATTTGTTAATGAATGaaattgactttttcatttttcaataaaaatataaacatataatcatataaaatttatttatatataatttattattcaatataaattctttttctaaaaaaattgaaaactaaTACAGTAATATTATATAaagatataattttaaaaaaattataaatgaattTAGGATTGAAAAACCTTTGGGAGGGTAAAATCGTCTTTCAAAGATATTAATAACCCTAACTAGAGTGATAACCAACGCCTTTAAACCCTAATCCTCACCTCTGCTCGTTTCTGTTAGTTATTTGAAGCTGCCTCTCAGTACGCCGGAGCCCTTTCCCTCTCTCTTGCAAAGTCACTGCAATACAAAATGGTAATTAGGGTTTCAATCGCTTTTACATGCATTTACATGCTTTTtcgttattaaatatatataaaaaaagcgTTTACTTGCTTGTTTATGGGTGAATTTACGTTTGTTTGATCTGAACTGTTGATAATAGTTTCAATACTATTCGATTCTCATGGGAATACATGTGTTATAGGCATGCTTTAGTTCTATGTATTCTGTGTGTGTGCTTTTCAGTGCGGCTTGCTTGTTTAGCTCGATCTGGAATGCCAATTGCAGTCTCTTAGATgtgtatattattatattttttgtatAGATTTGCGCGTTAGGTGTGCGGTTTGACTTTTGCTAGATGAGAATGTGAGTATGGATTTTTTGTATGTGCAGTCTCTGGTGGCAAATGAGGACTTTCAGCACATTTTGCGCGTGCTTAACACTAATGTTGATGGGAAGCAGAAGATAATGTTTGCTTTGACCTCAATCAAAGGAATTGGGAGGCGTTTCGCTAACATTGTCTGCAAGAAGGCTGATGTTGACATGAACAAGAGGTCTGCTACTTCTGTACTCTGTTTTCATGATTATGTTTGCTGCTAGTGCTCAGAAGAATGTCATTAAATCAAATGGATTAGCAAACATGGTCTTCTTAActtttttgtccctttttattgtTAACTTAGCTGAACTAGTGTGTTATCCATCATTAAGTGGGGATGGTTGTCCAAAAGTTACAAAGTTTTAGTTCTTTTACCCATAATTTTACTTCTAAAAATGGCTCTGTGTTAGCGTCCGGTAGAATTTTTTGTTTCATGGGGGAAGCAGAATTGGGGTTCTGCTGGTAATCTAATGTTCTTACCACCAAGGCTGATATCTTTGTAGAATCCATTCTCAGATATATTATCATCATTCACCAAGAAAGACATCCCATCACTCATGTCCTTGTTCTCCTATCAATTAAGTTAAAAAATGACGACAGATTTGATATGATGTATTACTTCTTGGGTTCTTGTGCTGTAATTTGTCTGGCTCCAGATCTAGTTGACTGTTGATGACTATAACTAGTTTTGATTAAGCAGTTTTTGTTAAGTTACAATAATGTGATTTGTTTCGTTGCTTTCAGGGCTGGTGAATTAACTGCTGCTGAGCTGGATAATCTTATGGTCATTGTTGCAAATCCTCGTCAGTTCAAGATTCCAGACTGGTTTTTGAATAGGCAGAAGGATTACAAGGATGGGAAATATTCTCAAGTTGTCTCTAATGCATTGGACATGAAGTTGAGAGATGATTTGGAGAGATTGAAGAAGATCAGGTAATTTATTGTTTGGATTATTAGCTGGTTTCCTTGTACTTTGCTTGGTACTAGAATTGGAGAGCAACTTttgcaactcaattcaactaagcctttatttaaaaaatttggggtcggttatATGCATTCCCTTTCTCCActacgattttgggttaaatctttggGAGAGCAACTTTTACACAACAATCATTTCTTAGATGTCCATCTTTTTAAGTGTCGTTGGGAAGCATAGAAAACTTCACTTTTTTTccttttgggaggaggaggaggtggtggtggtggtggtggtgttatgGCTTAACATGTCAAATATAGTTACATAAGTGGTATTTAACTTTGATTATACTCACAACTGGTGAAACATGGTACTGCCAGCTGATCAGAGTACATTTTGCAGGAACCATCGAGGTCTGAGGCACTACTGGGGTCTTCGTGTCAGGGGACAACACACTAAGACCACTGGTCGTCGTGGAAAGACTGTTGGTGTCTCTAAGAAGCGGTGAAAATCTGTTGACTGGGTTGAATTAATAAATGGGTTGGGAGAGTTGGTTCCTTGCCACAGGTTTTTGCACTAGGAAAGTCTAGATGTTTTTTGCACTAGGAAAGTCCGGATTTTTTTCGTTAGATAGGAAGGGTTTTGATCCCATTAAGCATTTATCTGTGGAGGTGAGTTGCAGAATCATATATTATTATATGCTGTTTAGAatgtttatatgtgattttctatgttttttttctatataaaattattatttgtttTGGCTTAGGTCTTTTTAGTGCCCTATTTGAATATTCAGTtggtaggttttttttttttttttttttttttttttttttatactcctAGTGACATGCAAAAATTGATTAACGAATAGGGGGAGGGCATGTACATTATCAATTGAAAGTCTTTcttgatatattttttttcaacatTATTTTCTAAAAGCTTATTTGTGGTGAGAATATATAATATGTAACATCTTTTTTGATGAAGTACAATtttgatatcttgactcgaattGTATTGAACCAATAAAAATCATATTCACCAGATGACGTTCTCGATTTAATCCAGCTCCATAAGAAGGAATCTACCACTGAATCCAAAGTGACGCCTAATAAGACGAATTATTGGATAActagttgtttttattttattttattcgtaAGT
Proteins encoded:
- the LOC110671354 gene encoding 40S ribosomal protein S18 isoform X1, whose product is MSLVANEDFQHILRVLNTNVDGKQKIMFALTSIKGIGRRFANIVCKKADVDMNKRAGELTAAELDNLMVIVANPRQFKIPDWFLNRQKDYKDGKYSQVVSNALDMKLRDDLERLKKIRNHRGLRHYWGLRVRGQHTKTTGRRGKTVGVSKKR